One genomic segment of Canis lupus familiaris isolate Mischka breed German Shepherd chromosome 22, alternate assembly UU_Cfam_GSD_1.0, whole genome shotgun sequence includes these proteins:
- the OXGR1 gene encoding 2-oxoglutarate receptor 1, which produces MNEPLDNFANASDFSDYAAPFGNCTDEKIPLKRHYLPVIYSIIFLVGFPGNAVAISTYIFKMRPWKGSTVIMLNLACTDLLYLTSFPFLIHYYASGENWVFGDFMCKFIRFGFHFNLYSSILFLTCFSIFRYFVIIHPMSCFSIHKTRWAVVACAVVWIISLVAVIPMTFLITSTTGTNRSACLDLTSSDDLTTIKWYNLILTATTFCLPLVIVTLCYTMIIYTLTQGPHNHSCLKQKARRLTILLLLVFYICFLPFHILRVIRIESRLLSISCSVENQIHEAYIVSRPLAALNTFGNLLLYVVVSDNFQQAICSMVRCKASGDLEQAKKISYSNNP; this is translated from the coding sequence ATGAATGAGCCACTAGACAATTTTGCAAATGCTTCTGACTTCTCCGATTATGCAGCACCGTTCGGAAATTGCACTGATGAAAAAATCCCACTCAAGAGGCACTACCTCCCTGTTATTTATAGCATCATCTTCCTGGTGGGCTTTCCAGGGAATGCAGTAGCAATTTCcacttacattttcaaaatgcgGCCCTGGAAAGGCAGCACGGTCATTATGCTGAACCTGGCCTGCACAGACCTGCTGTATCTGACCAGCTTCCCTTTCCTGATTCACTACTACGCCAGCGGTGAAAACTGGGTCTTTGGGGATTTCATGTGCAAGTTTATCCGCTTCGGCTTCCATTTCAACCTGTACAGCAGCATCCTCTTCCTAACCTGCTTTAGCATCTTCCGGTACTTTGTGATCATTCACCCAATGAGCTGCTTTTCCATTCACAAAACTCGATGGGCCGTGGTGGCCTGTGCTGTGGTGTGGATCATTTCACTGGTGGCCGTCATTCCCATGACCTTCCTGATCACATCCACCACTGGGACCAACAGATCTGCCTGCCTTGACCTCACTAGTTCGGATGACCTCACCACCATCAAATGGTACAATCTAATTTTGACAGCAACTACTTTCTGCCTTCCCCTGGTGATAGTGACACTTTGCTATACGATGATCATCTACACCCTAACCCAAGGACCTCACAATCACAGCTGCCTTAAGCAAAAAGCTAGAAGGCTAACCATTCTGCTCCTCCTCGTGTTTTATATATGCTTTTTACCCTTCCACATCTTGAGGGTCATCCGGATCGAATCTCGCCTGCTTTCAATCAGCTGCTCCGTTGAGAATCAGATCCACGAAGCTTACATTGTTTCTAGACCCTTGGCTGCCCTGAACACCTTTGGTAACCTGCTACTGTACGTGGTGGTCAGTGACAATTTTCAGCAGGCCATCTGCTCGATGGTGAGATGTAAAGCAAGTGGGGATCTAGAGCaagcaaaaaaaatcagttactCAAACAACCCTTGA